One Coffea arabica cultivar ET-39 chromosome 5c, Coffea Arabica ET-39 HiFi, whole genome shotgun sequence DNA window includes the following coding sequences:
- the LOC113689915 gene encoding stromal cell-derived factor 2-like protein isoform X2, giving the protein MAISFFGLAIFLFLTLDSDFTSSPISTASEGVQITYGSVIKLMHERTKFRLHSHDVPYGSGSGQQSVTGFLNVDDSNSYWIVRPVPDTNAQQGDTIKGGTIIRLQHMRTRKWLHCHLLNVPSRPVRKS; this is encoded by the exons ATGGCAATCTCGTTTTTCGGTCTcgccattttcctttttcttaccCTTGACTCCGATTTCACCTCTTCCCCCATCTCTACCGCTTCCGAAGGCGTCCAG ATTACTTATGGGTCAGTGATCAAGTTGATGCATGAGAGAACAAAGTTTAGGCTGCATTCGCATGATGTACCATATGGCTCTGGTAGTGGGCAGCAATCCGTCACTGGTTTTCTCAATGTTGATGACTCAAACAGCTATTGG ATTGTTAGACCCGTACCAGATACCAATGCTCAACAAGGGGATACAATCAAAGGTGGTACCATCATCAGGCTGCAACACATGAGGACCAGAAAATGGTTACATTGCCACTTGCTAAAT GTACCCAGCAGACCTGTTCGAAAGAGCTGA
- the LOC113690794 gene encoding putative disease resistance protein RGA3: MAELIVPTIIDVLADVLVKQLGEKVNLVMGVEEEVANISSKLATIEKVLHDAERQRLKDRSVGIWLEKLEDITYQMDDVLDEWNFKIHKAKNARTQPTLRNKVRSFIPSLRSYLKQLPVRSDIAQKIKKINGQLELTLKEADQFKFISTGGIPDSQDFKRIMTTSIIDESEVYGRAADQDALRNQVLSESSSQGRDGVQVISVVGAGGSGKTTLAQLLFNDDRVRVKNHFELTKWVCVSDPFNERRIARAILESPGKSSPDSSELEPLLQQLKETFSGKRFLLVLDDVWTKEDSKWKPFQYSLKDGAPGSVILVTTRSLEVAAAVGTTHTHHMALLSDSDCWLIMQRIAFGGRSEEWSKKKESIGQKIAEKCKGLPLAAKTMGSLLRFKDTVQQWQNVLDSEIWQLEEATMDLFPHFYLSYNELSPEQKSCFSYCAVFPKDHEIVVEELIRLWIAQGYVRPRRRGERLELVGLEYFNNLAMRSFFQEVRKESDFLFHEYMVCKMHDIVHDFAQFLTKSECHALGGAGRNSSSERARHLTILEGTKQEMFSSRGVDFGRLRSFLTFSEFGIVVPRNLFCTLKCVRTLTLSHCWLPEIPAEIGRLIHLRHLDLRHCVIVEIPAEIGRLIHLRHLDLSQNRFVALPEAICDLYYLEILDISLCQNLCCLPERIESLVHLRYLFNFGTSELNQIPQGLGKLTSLCSLTRFVVRSNSDDLAILKDLNQLEILHIEIEGEVDFGNAELGKKVNMREMYLLFSSGAHFTETPSCIESIELPPNLQQLVLDKYPGTQLPSWLVTKPLVNNLTKLIINEAYNISSLPALWKLSSLEELGLIRVRKLECLGKEFFGITKAVHANSRDALGTLSNSETSISAEAVAFRNLRKLHFHNFYNWTRWKDLSEDDEEVALSIMPRLEELDFWGCGKLEILPHRILGRISSLKKLDIGRCSKLRDHYSDKTRDDWKQISHIPQVHISN, encoded by the coding sequence atgGCTGAATTGATTGTTCCAACGATAATTGATGTATTGGCTGATGTTCTGGTGAAGCAGCTTGGGGAGAAGGTCAACCTGGTGATGGGGGTTGAAGAGGAGGTGGCAAATATCTCCTCTAAGTTGGCAACCATTGAAAAAGTGCTGCATGATGCAGAGAGACAAAGGCTGAAGGACAGAAGTGTTGGAATTTGGCTAGAAAAGCTTGAGGACATAACATATCAGATGGATGATGTGCTGGACGAATGgaacttcaagattcacaaagcAAAGAATGCTAGAACGCAGCCAACACTGCGGAACAAGGTTCGTTCCTTTATCCCATCCCTCCGTTCTTATCTCAAACAACTTCCTGTGCGTAGTGATATAGCtcagaaaataaagaaaataaatggacaGCTAGAATTAACTTTGAAAGAGGCAGatcaattcaaatttatttCAACTGGGGGGATTCCTGATTCTCAAGATTTTAAGCGAATTATGACTACCTCAATCATAGACGAATCAGAGGTCTATGGTCGAGCAGCTGATCAGGATGCTTTACGTAACCAAGTATTATCTGAGAGTAGTAGTCAAGGAAGAGATGGGGTTCAAGTTATCTCTGTAGTAGGGGCTGGGGGTAGTGGAAAGACCACACTTGCTCAGCTGCTCTTCAATGATGATAGAGTCAGAGTGAAGAACCATTTTGAACTTACAAAATGGGTTTGCGTATCAGATCCTTTCAATGAGAGAAGGATCGCCAGAGCAATCCTTGAGAGTCCAGGAAAGAGTTCTCCTGATTCGTCAGAGTTGGAACCACTGCTCCAACAGTTGAAAGAAACTTTTTCCGGTAAGAGATTCCTGCTTGTCCTAGATGATGTCTGGACAAAGGAAGACTCAAAGTGGAAACCTTTCCAATACTCTCTCAAGGATGGTGCTCCCGGAAGTGTAATATTGGTGACAACTAGGAGTCTAGAAGTGGCCGCAGCGGTGGGAACAACTCATACTCACCACATGGCTCTGCTGTCTGACTCTGATTGTTGGCTAATAATGCAAAGGATAGCGTTTGGTGGAAGATCAGAAGAGTggtctaagaaaaaggaaagcattgggcagaaaattgcagaaaaatgtAAGGGGTTGCCACTTGCTGCAAAGACTATGGGAAGCTTATTACGGTTCAAAGATACCGTACAACAATGGCAGAATGTTTTGGACAGTGAGATATGGCAATTGGAGGAAGCGACTATGGaccttttccctcatttttatcTAAGCTACAACGAGTTGTCCCCAGAGCAGAAAAGTTGCTTCTCCTATTGTGCTGTCTTTCCCAAAGATCATGAGATAGTTGTAGAAGAGCTTATTAGGCTGTGGATAGCACAAGGTTATGTTCGCCCAAGACGAAGAGGTGAGCGCTTGGAACTGGTGGGCCTTGAGTACTTCAACAATTTGGCAATGCGTTCCTTTTTTCAAGAAGTACGAAAAGAGTCTGATTTTCTGTTTCATGAATATATGGTGTGCAAGATGCATGACATAGTACATGATTTTgcacaatttctcacaaaaaGTGAATGTCATGCACTTGGTGGAGCTGGAAGAAATTCATCCAGTGAAAGAGCACGTCATCTAACAATTTTGGAAGGCACTAAGCAGGAGATGTTTAGTTCTCGAGGCGTTGATTTTGGAAGGCTCCGGAGCTTTTTAACTTTTTCTGAATTTGGAATAGTAGTTCCCCGAAATCTGTTTTGCACTTTGAAGTGCGTGAGGACTCTGACTTTAAGTCATTGTTGGTTACCTGAAATCCCAGCAGAGATAGGAAGGTTGATTCATCTTCGGCACTTGGACTTGCGTCATTGTGTGATAGTTGAAATCCCAGCAGAGATAGGAAGGTTGATTCATCTTCGGCACTTGGACTTAAGTCAGAATCGTTTTGTGGCACTGCCAGAAGCTATATGTGATCTatattatctagaaattttggATATCAGTCTTTGTCAAAATCTTTGCTGCCTTCCTGAAAGGATTGAAAGCCTTGTACACTTGAGGTACCTTTTCAATTTTGGGACCTCTGAATTAAACCAAATTCCACAAGGACTCGGGAAGTTGACGTCACTTTGTAGTTTGACTCGGTTCGTCGTCAGGAGCAACTCTGATGATTTGGCAATTTTGAAGGACCTGAACCAACTGGAAATATTGCACATTGAAATTGAAGGAGAAGTAGATTTTGGGAATGCGGAACTCGGAAAGAAGGTCAACATGCGCGAAATGTATTTGCTCTTTAGCTCCGGGGCCCACTTTACGGAAACTCCAAGTTGCATTGAAAGCATAGAATTGCCTCCAAACTTGCAACAACTTGTGCTAGATAAGTATCCAGGAACCCAGTTACCAAGTTGGCTTGTGACGAAGCCTCTTGTCAATAACTTGACAAAGCTAATTATCAATGAGGCCTACAATATCTCATCCTTGCCTGCCTTGTGGAAGCTGTCGTCCCTTGAAGAACTTGGGCTCATTAGAGTGAGAAAGCTAGAATGTTTGGGCAAGGAATTCTTCGGAATTACAAAAGCAGTGCATGCGAATAGTCGTGATGCTCTTGGTACATTGTCAAACTCCGAGACATCAATCTCAGCTGAAGCAGTGGCATTTcgcaatttgagaaaattacATTTTCATAACTTTTACAATTGGACACGTTGGAAAGACTTaagtgaagatgatgaagaagttGCTCTCTCTATCATGCCACGTCTGGAGGAGTTAGATTTTTGGGGCTGTGGAAAGCTTGAAATTCTACCACATCGCATCCTCGGAAGGATATCATCTCTCAAAAAATTGGATATTGGGCGTTGCTCCAAGTTGAGAGATCATTACTCTGACAAAACAAGAGATGATTGGAAACAAATATCACACATTCCTCAAGTTCATATATCCAATTAG
- the LOC113689915 gene encoding stromal cell-derived factor 2-like protein isoform X1, which yields MAISFFGLAIFLFLTLDSDFTSSPISTASEGVQITYGSVIKLMHERTKFRLHSHDVPYGSGSGQQSVTGFLNVDDSNSYWIVRPVPDTNAQQGDTIKGGTIIRLQHMRTRKWLHCHLLNCFFIPKRYPADLFERAEINSVLDWHHANLRHSSDHTFGLHQEKQCMN from the exons ATGGCAATCTCGTTTTTCGGTCTcgccattttcctttttcttaccCTTGACTCCGATTTCACCTCTTCCCCCATCTCTACCGCTTCCGAAGGCGTCCAG ATTACTTATGGGTCAGTGATCAAGTTGATGCATGAGAGAACAAAGTTTAGGCTGCATTCGCATGATGTACCATATGGCTCTGGTAGTGGGCAGCAATCCGTCACTGGTTTTCTCAATGTTGATGACTCAAACAGCTATTGG ATTGTTAGACCCGTACCAGATACCAATGCTCAACAAGGGGATACAATCAAAGGTGGTACCATCATCAGGCTGCAACACATGAGGACCAGAAAATGGTTACATTGCCACTTGCTAAAT TGCTTTTTCATACCAAAAAGGTACCCAGCAGACCTGTTCGAAAGAGCTGAGATCAACTCAGTTTTAGACTGGCATCACGCCAATCTACGACATAGTTCAG ACCACACTTTTGGATTACATCAGGAAAAGCAATGTATgaattga